The following are encoded in a window of Ictalurus punctatus breed USDA103 chromosome 13, Coco_2.0, whole genome shotgun sequence genomic DNA:
- the chrm3b gene encoding muscarinic acetylcholine receptor M3: MNLTLSSKPGFFLTNSSPGMRANADIAVIPQEFWPEGDSHQANVSHLTRGNNLTSSPNATLTPIVVYDPLGGHSVWQVIIIVLLTGSLSLVTIIGNILVVVSFKVNKQLKTVNNYYLLSLAFADLIIGILSMNLYTTYIIMGRWALGNWACDLWLAIDYVASNASVMNLLVISFDRYFSVTRPLTYMAKRTTKRAMTMIGLAWFISFVLWAPAILFWQYFVGKRTVPPGECYIQFLSEPIITFCTAIAAFYLPVTIMTVLYWRIYKETENRSKDLAGLKGSGNQAKQISEEESAAMMPSTDSSYSCVNYTLNQPVQMDSEKKVGNSCRFWLLGRSGQKGCSTDAAQEHSSSDIWNNNDGGASMDQSDEEEQNEEGVSASAIYSIVVDMAEVTTDDNSGISKQGQLKPENIAADKPSRKVFSKTPTQSLPTMDNSKPCGSSSASKSPSVPLSLKDESMAKDLVSKTKTQANKRKKVSLVKEKKAAQTLSAILLAFIITWTPYNIMVLVNTFCDNCIPVGLWALGYWLCYVNSTVNPMCYALCNKNFRITFKMILLCQWDRQKQNKPHLQQKPAVVAYRKN; this comes from the coding sequence ATGAATCTGACACTGAGCTCCAAGCCTGGATTCTTCCTCACCAACAGCTCTCCTGGAATGAGAGCTAATGCCGACATTGCTGTCATTCCTCAAGAGTTCTGGCCAGAGGGTGACAGTCATCAAGCCAATGTTTCCCACCTCACACGGGGCAACAACTTGACCAGCTCCCCAAATGCCACACTTACACCCATTGTGGTGTATGATCCCTTAGGTGGACACTCCGTCTGGCAAGTCATCATTATTGTACTACTAACAGGGTCATTGTCCCTGGTAACAATCATTGGAAATATCTTGGTGGTTGTGTCGTTTAAAGTTAACAAACAGTTGAAGACAGTGAATAACTATTATCTGCTCAGCCTGGCCTTTGCTGACCTCATTATTGGCATATTGTCAATGAATCTTTACACTACATACATTATCATGGGCAGGTGGGCACTTGGAAACTGGGCATGTGACTTATGGCTGGCTATCGATTATGTGGCTAGCAATGCGTCTGTCATGAACTTGCTGGTAATTAGCTTTGACAGATACTTCTCGGTCACAAGGCCACTTACATACATGGCCAAACGGACCACTAAAAGAGCAATGACAATGATTGGCCTTGCTTGGTTTATTTCCTTTGTGCTCTGGGCCCCTGCCATTTTGTTTTGGCAGTACTTTGTGGGGAAACGAACAGTACCTCCAGGAGAGTGCTACATCCAGTTTCTCTCAGAGCCGATTATCACATTCTGCACTGCAATTGCAGCCTTTTACCTGCCTGTGACCATTATGACAGTCCTATACTGGCGGATCtataaagagacagagaaccGATCAAAGGACCTGGCAGGACTGAAGGGCTCAGGGAACCAGGCCAAGCAAATCAGCGAAGAGGAATCTGCTGCGATGATGCCCTCAACAGACAGCTCTTACAGTTGTGTCAACTACACCCTGAACCAGCCTGTTCAAATGGACTCTGAGAAAAAGGTAGGAAATAGTTGCCGCTTCTGGCTGCTGGGTCGCAGTGGTCAAAAGGGTTGCAGCACCGATGCAGCGCAAGAACACAGCAGTAGTGATATCTGGAATAACAATGATGGCGGAGCATCAATGGACCAATCAGATGAAGAGGAACAGAACGAAGAAGGTGTCAGTGCAAGTGCCATTTACTCCATTGTGGTGGACATGGCTGAAGTGACGACAGATGACAACTCTGGGATATCTAAGCAAGGACAACTAAAGCCTgaaaacattgctgcagacaaACCATCTAGAAAAGTCTTTTCCAAAACCCCCACCCAGTCCTTGCCCACTATGGATAACTCTAAGCCTTGTGGGAGCTCGTCTGCCTCAAAATCACCTTCAGTACCTCTGTCCTTAAAGGATGAATCTATGGCAAAGGATTTGGTCTCAAAGACCAAGACACAAGCCAACAAACGCAAGAAGGTATCACTTGTCAAAGAGAAAAAAGCAGCACAGACATTAAGTGCCATCCTCCTTGCCTTCATCATCACCTGGACTCCATATAACATCATGGTCCttgtaaatacattttgtgATAACTGTATCCCTGTGGGACTTTGGGCTCTGGGATACTGGCTGTGCTATGTGAATAGTACAGTGAACCCTATGTGCTATGCACTGTGTAACAAAAACTTCCGCATCACCTTCAAAATGATCCTGCTGTGCCAGTGGGACAGACAGAAACAAAATAAGCCTCACCTTCAACAGAAGCCAGCAGTAGTGGCCTACAGGAAGAATTAA